The DNA segment CCGGTTTGCACCAGTTCGCCATTGACAAAAATATCGGCCTGGTCGGCCCACCAGCGCAGCGCCAGCCGTGCCGTTAGCCCCTGCACCGGGTAGCCATTGAGGTCGGTGGGCCAGGTGAAGCGCTGGTGCAGATCCAGAGGCACCTTGCCCTGGGGCCAGGCGATATGACGGCGATCGTTCAGCGGTGCCAGCGGCCAGGCTTGCCAAGCACTGCCCAAGGGAACCTCCCGACTCTCCCCAGCCCGAAGACGGCGATGCCAGGTGTGCCTCACATCTAGCTGGCTCAGGTGGCGGAGGCGATCGAGGGGGGCCAAAATCTGCGGCGGCAGGGCAGGGAGAACGGCGGCGGGGGACATAGCTCCGGTATGATCAAAGGCAGTCTCCCCAGTGTAGGCATTATGGCGACTTCGTCGCGCTCGTTTCAAAGCCAGACCGTGGGCCGCCTGGTAGCGGGGTACCGGCAGGTGGCCCACAGCGCCGGGCAGTGGCTGCGCCAGGGGCGCACGGCGGCGGTCTGGGGGCTGCAAGTGGCCGTCTACCCGCTCTATGCGGCGGTGCAGGGGTGGCGACTGGGCTCCCGACGCTTGCAGGCCGCGCGTCCGTGGCAGCGAGTCTGGGCCAGACTCACCGGGGGGCGATCGCCCGAACTGGTGGCAGCAGATACCCCCATTCGCGCCCTGCTGTCGGTGCTTCAGCCGCCGGTTTTGCACAGCCAAACCGCACGCCCTGGTGGGCTGCAGCTGGTCAACGTCTACGGGCGGTGGCTGAAGCAATCGCAGGCGGGGGCCGTGCTCACGCCGGGGCAGTGGCACCTGGTGCCGTTAAACGCCCCCCTGCGCGGCATTGCCTCAGATCTAGCTACCCAGCGCCTGGTGCTGGTGACCGCAGATAACAGCATTTTTGCCGGGCTGACTGCTGACCAGCATCAGCGGCTGGAGCAGGCCCTAGTGCTGATGCTGGCGGAATATGCTCGGGTTCGGCGGCGCTGGAGCCTCGACTCCCAGCTACAGCAGCCGGGGCTGCCCCTGCCCCAGGCCCATCCGGCGGTGGTGCCGCCCCTGCGCTGGCTGCCCGCTGCGCTGCGCTGGCTGCAGACGAGCCCGCTCGCGGCGGCCACCAATCTGTTTGGCGAAGCCAGCCAGCAGGGCAGAACCACGACGGTGGCAAAGCCTGGCCTTTGGCCAATCGCCCCCCGCCGCCCCGCTGCCCCCATTGGGCATCCAGGCACCTCAAATTCTGAAGCCAGAACGCTGCCCGCCGCCGCCAAATTTGCCCTTCACCGGCCTCAGCCCTACGGTCAGCTTGCCTTTCCCCATGGTTTTGGGCCAGGGCTATCGGCCCCAACGGCCCAGGCTGAACCGGTAGCGGCGGGGGCTATGGTCGTCGTTGACACCGGCTCGACCGCCGTTGCCCTGGCCGCTGACCCCGGTGGGCTAGCGGTTGGCCACCAGGGGGCAGGGGCGATCGCCCTCGACCGCCAGGCCACCGTCGAGACTGCCTCTACTTTCACAGATTCCCTCGGGGCAGCCCCTCTCGCTGGGGCAGATTGCCACCAGCTCACTTCTCCAGCGGCCCTGGAGGTGAAGGTAACCCAGGTGAACTACGTTGACCACCCGTTAGTCGCCGTGCTGCGGGGGTTAGACTGGCTGCTCTACGGATTTGAAACCTGGCTGCGCACGGCGTGGGCCTGGCTGCGCTCGATCTGGTAGATTGCCCAAAGCCGTTAGATAGGCGAACATTTGGCGATATGATAGACCCAGCTTAGTCCTGCACCGGGGCCGTTTCCGTCAACGGAATGCTGCTGCTGTTGGGCAGGTCTTGGGCCTACTCTGCTAGCGGTTTGGAGACTTAACTCATGCTCACCCTTAAGATTGTGGTTTATCTGGTGGTCACTTTTTTTGTGGCCCTGTTTGTGTTTGGCTTTTTGAGCGGTGACCCCTCCCGCAATCCCGGCCGCCAAGATATGGACTAGGGCTGGTCTAAAGGTCAGTTGAACTGTATAACGGCGGCCAGCTAGCAGAAGAGGCAAGGAGTTTGGCTAGTTGCCAACCCTGGAATGGCTAGCTGGGTCGCCACCGCCCAAAACCGACCGTTGAGACGCTAAACCCTGGAGCGGTTGCCATACCGCAGCGATCGCCCTGAAGCTTGCTCCGAGGTTGCGCCACCGCCACCCGGAACCTGAACCTCTAAAAGCAGTCTGAGAGCTGACACCCCCGCTGTGGACGGTGTACCTGTGGCCCAGATCGACTGCGTCAAGGCAATGGCCTGCCTGGGTACATGGCCTGCTTGAGCCCGCTCGCCGGGCTTTGTTTTTGCGTTGGTGATGCCAGCCCATGCCTTTGCCGCCTATGTTGCCCGCTGTGCCTCCATCTCCAGAACCCACCGAAGTCGTGCTGGCTTCAGCGGTGGCGGCCTCTCAGCCAGGGCTTGACGGGCAGGAGGGAGCGATCCACTCCGGCAGCGCCCCCGGTGCCGCTGCGCCCCCGCTGTGGCGCGGTATCTCTGTGCTGTTGGCGTCCGATACAGACTCAGCTCCGCTGGTGCCGGGGCCAACGGATGCCGTACCCCTCCGATCGCCTACGGCCCCCGAGGGCGATGGTGGTGCGATCGAAGCCGTACCCCTCGTCCCTGAGGCTGGGCCTGCTGTACCGGCAAGCGCCCAGCCAGAGGCTGCACCGGCAGGGACTGAACTAGAGCCCTCCGGGCCAGAGGGCATGGAGCCTCAGATGTCTGAGCCGGACAGTCTTGAGCTAGAGAATTCTGACCCCAGTGCTGCTGACGCAGCCGAGCTGCCGACTGAAGGGGTAGGCTCTATCTTGCTGCGGGCCGATCGCCAGGAGTTTGAGCCCCTTCGCCAGATTGTGACCGCCACGGGGGATGTGCTGGTGCAGTTTGGCACTGGCCAGATCGCCGCCGATCGGCTGTGGGCCAACTTGGTCAATCGCCATCTGCGGGCCGAGGGCAACGTTTTCTTCAACCGCAACAATCAAATCATTGAGGGGGCAACGGCCACCTACAACCTGCTGCAAGGGGCCGGCAGCATCACCGAGAGCCGGGGCGAGCTACAGCTGTCCACCCTAGAGGACGATTTTTCCACCGCTGCCAACGACTTGGGCCAGGGGGCCGGCATTCCCCTGGACTACCGCCTGCAAAACCAGCGATCGATTTCCCAAGTGACCAGCCCAGGGGGAGTCGCCCTGGCGACGGGCAGTTCCCAGGCGCTGCTGGGGGGTGAGCAGCGCCCGATTGAGCGAGTGCGGTTTGAGGCCGAGCAGGTTTCCTTTGATGCCGACGGCTGGTACGCCGAGCAGGTGCGGCTGACGAACGACCCTTTTTCGCCCCCCGAGCTGGAGTTTAGGGCCGATAGCGTGCGGCTGACCCCCCTAAACGAAGAGGAGGAGGAGCTGGTATTCGAGAATCCTCGGCTGGTGTTTGACCAGGGTTTCTCGATTCCGCTGTTTCGCAGGCGCTTTGTGCTCACCCGGGGGCAACTGCCGCCCGATGCCCTCAACCCCCTGCCGACTGGGCTCGGCATCGATGGCCGCGATCGCGACGGCTTCTATGTTGAAGCCCCATTGCCCCTCGACATCGCTGGCCCTCTAAATTTGACCATTGCGCCTCAGTTTCTGGTTTCGCGCTGGTTGGGCAACTCCAACTACAACCTGGCTGACCCGGCCAACTTTGGCCTGGTCGCCCAGATAAACGGCCCCCTCGGGCCTCGCACCCAGGTGTTGGGCGCGCTGAGTCTGTCAGGGCTTGACTTGGCCAATTTTAGCGAGCGCCTGCGCGCCAGCCTGCGCACCCAGCAGCTGTTGGGCACCCACCGCCTCAGCCTGGAGTACAGCTACCGCGATCGCCTCTTCAACGGTTCGCTGGGTTTCCAAGATGTGCAAAATACGATTGGAGCGCTGCTGGAGTCCCCGGTTGTCGCTTTGGGCAACAGCGGCATAAACCTCACCTATCAGACCTCAGCCCAGTACGTCACCGCCAATACCGATCGACCTGAACTCCTCGGCCCTGGAGCTGGTATTGGCCTGACCAGCCTGTTTCGATTTCAGGGCAGTGTCGGCCTCAGCCGCAACTTTGTCCTGTGGCGAGGACAACCCTTGCCTGCCACCGCCAGCGAGGGGCTGCGCTACTCCCCCAATCCACTGGTGCCCAGCCTGGGGCTGGGGGTTGGGGTGCGGGGCGGGATCACCTACTACACCAGCAACGATTTACAGGAATCCCTAGACACCAGCATTGGCATAGCCGGACAGTTTGGGCGTTTGCAGCGCAACTTTCTAGACTACACCCAGTTCAACATTGGCTATAGCCGCAGCGTCATCGGCGGCGATACCTCTCCCTTTTTGTTCGATCGCTCGGTCGATCAAAATGTGTTGACAGGGGGCATTGTGCAGCAGATTTACGGACCTTTTTTGGCAGGCTTTCAGACCGCCATCAATATTGACAGTGGCCGCACCATCGACACCAACCTGATTTTTGAATACCGTCGCCGCGCCTACGGCCTGCTGTTTACCTATAACCCTACCCAGGAGACCGGCTTCTTAGGGCTGCGGATTAGCGGCTTTGACTGGGAAGGGCGCACCGCCCCCTTCGATGCCGCTCCCGATACTCCCAGCGACGTGATTGTGCGGTAGCACCGTACCAGCGAACGGTAATAAACCTTACGATGGTGGTCTTTGCCCTGGCTTAAGATTAAGCTGAGAGAGAATGACTACTCCAACAACCTGGCCAATGTGGGTTAACGCGTAGGCAACCACTATGACTCACTCCAGCAAAAATTCAGATATTGAGCCCATCTACAAGCTGCTCACCAGCTACAGCTTCGAGGCCGAAGGCTACCTGACGGAGGCGGTGATTGCCGGTTGGCTGGAGGAATTTGGGCCGGTCTGGGTCAGCCACGCCATTACCGAGGCTCTCTACCAGGGGCGCTACAAAGTTGTCTCCATCGATCAAATTCTCAAGCTGTGGCAGCGGCGGGGACAGCCCATTCGCCACTTCAACCGCGAGTTTGAGTCAATTATCTTAGGCCAATCTCTGCTCTGTCCTACGGGCTATGGCGATGGCCTAGAGGCCCCCACCGTTCGCCGGGCTCTGCCCTCTGTGGCAGCGGCTAGCTCAGAGTCCCAGGCTGATGCACCGCTGGCGGTTGACCCATTGCCTGCTGCGATCGCACCCGCTGAGCCATCGCCCGCCGAGTCGCCCCTGCCCGACCTGGCCCCAGCCGCTGAGGTGCCCCCAGCCCCCTCCGACCCCAGCGCCCCAGCAGATGAGGTCGGCCACGAACCGGCGATCGCCCCCGACAACGCCGACTCACCCAGCGCCGAGATTCCCAACTTTCGTCCCCTGCCCGCCGGGGCCGCTGCCCCCTGGCCTCAGGCCGATATCATTCAACCCTTTGTGCCCCGGCGCGACGGCTCAGAATTTCACGAGCGACTGCTGGCGGTGGTGCAGGGGGGCATTCAAGAATAAAACTGCTGGTCTGGGGCTCCGGTGGCGTATACTGAGCTAGTACGCACGATCTACACCAATGGTTCAATACACCCTGGCCCAAAGCCCAGACGTCGTTCTGACGGTATCGGGCAAAGATTCTCGCAAAGCCCGCGACAGGGCGATGGATCAGCTCATGGCCATGCTTGACGAGGGCGAGTTACCCACCGCCCTGGCCGATGGCTTTAGCGTCGAACAACTGGTCGAAGTCCAGCCTCCGACCTCCTCCGCAGCCGTGCAGCAGCAGGAAGACGCCGTTGTCGAGGCTATCCAGGTTTTGAATCAGCTGGCTACTCTCAAGGTCAAGGTGCAGTCGTCCCGCGATGAAGCCCTCCAGGTGCGTGAGCTGGTCGATTTGCTGTTTACCGATGACCCCATGACCGAAGCTCAGCTGACCGAACTAAAGGACGGCTTCAAGGTCTTGAAGTCGTTTGCCCAGAGCAACCTGCGGTTCAAAGAGGCCAAAGCCCAGGCAGAGTCGGCCCGCCAGGTGTTAGACGAGGCGCTGGGCACCTAGACGACAAGGCGTAACCCAAAGCCTAGGGGCAGCGCTGCCTGCGGGCGCTGAAAAACCCTTCAACCCCTGGGGAAAGCTTCGATGAAGATTCGATAAAGTCACAGCAAATGTCGGAGTAAACACAATTTCCCCGTCAAATTTGGCGGAAAATTCGGGGGATATATCAGTGTTTATACGCGGGTTTCTCCAGCACCACCATGAAGTATTTGACCCAGTTTGGCCTGCCGCTGCTCTCCACCCTTAGCATCGCAGCGTTTTCTACAGCGGCAAATGCAGCCCTGCTGGTCGGCAACACTTCGGGCAACAACATCGTCATTTTTGATGAAATTACCGGCGATTTTCGTGGAGAGCTGATTCCCGACAACGGCCTGCTGGACAGCCCCGATACCTTTGTGTACGGGCCTGACGGCAACCTCTACATCAGCAGCGGCACTACCCTCGAAAACTCCGCCATTCTGCGATTTACCCCCAAGGGGGAGTTTATCGATGTGTTTGCCTCCGGCAATGGCCTGTTTCGCCCCTACGGCGTAGCCTTTGGCCCCGACAACAATCTCTACGTCAGCAGCTTCTTGTCCGATGAGATTTTGCGCTACGACGGCACCACCGGGGCATTTATTGATGTGTTTGCCCGCCGCCAGGGAATAGAGCCGGACGGCCTCAACGGCCCTAACGGCCTACTCTTTGGCCCCGACGGTCGGCTGTACGTCACCACCCAGGGCAGCGTTGCGGTGGAGGGTATCCCAGTCTTTGGTCAGCCCAGCATCATTCTCAGCTACGACATCGCCACCAAAGCCAAGACGGTGTTTGCCGAGCAGCCAGAGCCCTCGCCCGACAGTTTTGGGTTTGTCAGCTTCTTGGGCATGGCGGTTGACCCCCTCAGCGGCGAACTGCTGGTGAGCGACTTTGCCAACGGCCTGCGCCGCTACGACTTTCTCACCGGCACGCTGCTGGGCGAACTCTCGACCAACTACACCAGCTCTGTGCCGAGCAGCAGCTTTATCGGCAGCCTCACCTTTGCCCCCAACGGCGACCTGTTTACCGTAGGGTTTGACATCGTCTCGCAGATTGGCTCCATTCTCAAGTACGACGGCTTGACCAAGGAGCGGTTTCTCTTAGCCGACGCCAACCCTGAGTTGCAGCGCCCGATTGGCATTCTCTATGCCGCGCAGCCGGTGCCCGAGCCCTTTGCCCTGGGGGGGCTGGCGATCGCAGCCGGTGGCCTGATGATCTCCCGCCGTCGCCAATAGTTCCGACCCAGCTGCTCTAGGTCAGATCGCGGTGGGTAAAGGGTTTAGCGTCGCTGCCGCTGTAGGTCGCAGAAACGTGACCGTCGCCCACCAGCTGATACTTGTAGGTCACCAACCCCTCTAGACCCACCGGCCCGCGCGGCGGCATCTTTTGGGTGCTGATGCCGACCTCGGCCCCAAAGCCGTAGCGAAAGCCGTCGGCAAAGCGGGTCGAACAGTTGTGGTAGACCCCGGCGGCATCGACGCGCTCCATAAACTGGGCGGCGGTGGCGGGGTTGCGGGTGGCGATCGCTTCGGTATGGCGCGACCCGTAGGTGTTGATGTGGGCGATCGCCTCCTCCACCGACGCCACCACCTTGATGGCCAAAATCAGATCGCTGTACTCCGTCGCCCAGTCTTCTTCGGCGGCGGGAAGCAAATCGGGCACGATCTGCCGCGCCTGCTGATCGCCGCGCAGTTCGACTTGAGCATTGCGTAGGGTAGCCGCTAATTTGGGCAATCCCTGGGCGGCGATTCTTTGGTGAATCAGCAGGGTTTCGATCGCATTGCAGGCCGAGGGATAGGCGGTTTTGGCATCGAGGGCGATCGCCACGGCCTGCTCTAAATCGGCCTCGCT comes from the Nodosilinea sp. PGN35 genome and includes:
- a CDS encoding PEP-CTERM sorting domain-containing protein (PEP-CTERM proteins occur, often in large numbers, in the proteomes of bacteria that also encode an exosortase, a predicted intramembrane cysteine proteinase. The presence of a PEP-CTERM domain at a protein's C-terminus predicts cleavage within the sorting domain, followed by covalent anchoring to some some component of the (usually Gram-negative) cell surface. Many PEP-CTERM proteins exhibit an unusual sequence composition that includes large numbers of potential glycosylation sites. Expression of one such protein has been shown restore the ability of a bacterium to form floc, a type of biofilm.); the encoded protein is MKYLTQFGLPLLSTLSIAAFSTAANAALLVGNTSGNNIVIFDEITGDFRGELIPDNGLLDSPDTFVYGPDGNLYISSGTTLENSAILRFTPKGEFIDVFASGNGLFRPYGVAFGPDNNLYVSSFLSDEILRYDGTTGAFIDVFARRQGIEPDGLNGPNGLLFGPDGRLYVTTQGSVAVEGIPVFGQPSIILSYDIATKAKTVFAEQPEPSPDSFGFVSFLGMAVDPLSGELLVSDFANGLRRYDFLTGTLLGELSTNYTSSVPSSSFIGSLTFAPNGDLFTVGFDIVSQIGSILKYDGLTKERFLLADANPELQRPIGILYAAQPVPEPFALGGLAIAAGGLMISRRRQ
- a CDS encoding DUF3769 domain-containing protein produces the protein MPPSPEPTEVVLASAVAASQPGLDGQEGAIHSGSAPGAAAPPLWRGISVLLASDTDSAPLVPGPTDAVPLRSPTAPEGDGGAIEAVPLVPEAGPAVPASAQPEAAPAGTELEPSGPEGMEPQMSEPDSLELENSDPSAADAAELPTEGVGSILLRADRQEFEPLRQIVTATGDVLVQFGTGQIAADRLWANLVNRHLRAEGNVFFNRNNQIIEGATATYNLLQGAGSITESRGELQLSTLEDDFSTAANDLGQGAGIPLDYRLQNQRSISQVTSPGGVALATGSSQALLGGEQRPIERVRFEAEQVSFDADGWYAEQVRLTNDPFSPPELEFRADSVRLTPLNEEEEELVFENPRLVFDQGFSIPLFRRRFVLTRGQLPPDALNPLPTGLGIDGRDRDGFYVEAPLPLDIAGPLNLTIAPQFLVSRWLGNSNYNLADPANFGLVAQINGPLGPRTQVLGALSLSGLDLANFSERLRASLRTQQLLGTHRLSLEYSYRDRLFNGSLGFQDVQNTIGALLESPVVALGNSGINLTYQTSAQYVTANTDRPELLGPGAGIGLTSLFRFQGSVGLSRNFVLWRGQPLPATASEGLRYSPNPLVPSLGLGVGVRGGITYYTSNDLQESLDTSIGIAGQFGRLQRNFLDYTQFNIGYSRSVIGGDTSPFLFDRSVDQNVLTGGIVQQIYGPFLAGFQTAINIDSGRTIDTNLIFEYRRRAYGLLFTYNPTQETGFLGLRISGFDWEGRTAPFDAAPDTPSDVIVR
- a CDS encoding photosystem II reaction center protein I, with translation MLTLKIVVYLVVTFFVALFVFGFLSGDPSRNPGRQDMD